A genomic region of Streptomyces rimosus contains the following coding sequences:
- a CDS encoding MSMEG_6728 family protein → MQTFLPYPDFAASAAVLDVRRLGKQRVETLQVLRGLTVPDYGWRHHPAVRMWQGYEEALVRYGLEMCRQWTEAGRRDTCATTLATDFASYRPRASIRSYTELSDAGELPNWLGEAEFHRSHQSALVTKDPEHYRTYFPDVPSGLPYVWPASDRVPTRG, encoded by the coding sequence ATGCAGACCTTCCTTCCGTACCCCGACTTCGCGGCCTCCGCCGCCGTCCTCGACGTCCGCCGCCTGGGCAAGCAACGGGTGGAAACCCTCCAGGTCCTCCGCGGCCTCACCGTCCCGGACTACGGCTGGCGCCACCACCCGGCCGTCCGCATGTGGCAGGGCTACGAGGAGGCACTCGTCCGCTACGGCCTGGAAATGTGCCGGCAGTGGACGGAGGCGGGACGCCGGGACACCTGCGCCACCACACTGGCCACGGACTTCGCCTCATACCGCCCACGGGCCTCCATCCGCTCGTACACGGAGCTCTCGGACGCCGGGGAATTGCCCAATTGGCTGGGGGAGGCGGAGTTCCATCGGAGCCATCAGTCAGCGCTGGTGACCAAGGATCCGGAGCATTATCGGACGTATTTTCCGGATGTTCCGTCAGGGCTGCCGTATGTCTGGCCGGCGTCGGACCGGGTGCCCACCAGGGGGTGA